Proteins from a single region of Equus asinus isolate D_3611 breed Donkey chromosome 17, EquAss-T2T_v2, whole genome shotgun sequence:
- the MAP3K11 gene encoding mitogen-activated protein kinase kinase kinase 11 isoform X1, protein MEPLKNLFLKSPLGSWNSGGGGGGGGSSGGGWPEGSPKAAAYANPVWTALFDYEPSGQDELALRKGDRVEVLSRDAAISGDEGWWAGQVGGQVGIFPSNYVSRGGGPPPCEVASFQELRLEEVIGIGGFGKVYRGSWRGELVAVKAARQDPDEDISVTAESVRQEARLFAMLAHPNIIALKAVCLEEPNLCLVMEYAAGGPLSRALAGRRVPPHVLVNWAVQIARGMHYLHCEALVPVIHRDLKSNNTVSSAGQDHLSAPTAQPGCLLDDNLLPALPLSPPAEPGAPTVLPSSSPVLLLQPIEGDDMEHKTLKITDFGLAREWHKTTQMSAAGTYAWMAPEVIKASTFSKGSDVWSFGVLLWELLTGEVPYRGIDCLAVAYGVAVNKLTLPIPSTCPEPFAQLMADCWAQDPHRRPDFASILQQLEALEAQVLREMPRDSFHSMQEGWKREIQGLFDELRAKEKELLSREEELTRAAREQRSQAEQLRRREHLLAQWELEVFERELTLLLQQVDRERPHVRRRRGTFKRSKLRARDGGERISMPLDFKHRITVQASPGLDRRRNVFEVGAGDSPTFPRFRAIQLEPAESGQAWGRQSPRRLEDSSNGERRACWAWGPSSPKPGEAQNGRRRSRMDEATWYLDSDDSSPLGSPSTPPALNGIPPRPSPEPEEPRRPSPSERGSSSGTPKLIQRALLRGTALLASLGLGRDLQPPGGPGRERGEPPPTPPTPLSTPCAAEPPPSPLIRFSPKTPDAPASPLSPDAPGPPTPAPLLLELGVPAGQPSAKSPRREERRGSTVSPPPGISRSAPGTPGTPRSPPLGLISRPRPSPLRSRIDPWSFVSAGPRPSPLPSPQPTPRRAPWTLFPDSDPFWDSPPANPFRGGPQDCRAQTKDMGAQAPWAPEAGP, encoded by the exons ATGGAGCCCTTGAAGAACCTCTTCCTCAAGAGCCCACTGGGGTCATGGAACAGCGGTGGCGGTGGGGGCGGTGGGGGCAGCAGCGGAGGAGGCTGGCCGGAGGGGTCCCCGAAGGCAGCGGCTTATGCCAACCCTGTGTGGACAGCCCTGTTCGACTATGAGCCCAGTGGGCAGGATGAGCTGGCCCTGCGGAAGGGTGACCGTGTGGAGGTGCTGTCCCGGGATGCAGCTATCTCAGGCGATGAGGGCTGGTGGGCGGGCCAGGTGGGCGGACAGGTGGGCATCTTTCCATCCAACTATGTGTCTCGGGGCGGCGGCCCGCCCCCCTGCGAGGTGGCCAGCTTCCAGGAGCTGCGCCTGGAGGAGGTGATCGGCATTGGTGGCTTCGGCAAGGTATACCGCGGCAGCTGGCGAGGTGAGCTGGTGGCTGTGAAGGCAGCTCGTCAGGACCCTGATGAGGACATCAGTGTGACAGCTGAGAGTGTGCGCCAGGAGGCCCGGCTTTTTGCCATGCTGGCACACCCCAACATCATTGCCCTCAAGGCCGTGTGCCTGGAGGAGCCCAACCTGTGCCTGGTGATGGAGTACGCGGCCGGTGGGCCCCTCAGCCGTGCCCTGGCTGGGCGGCGTGTGCCCCCCCATGTGCTGGTCAACTGGGCCGTGCAAATTGCCCGTGGGATGCACTACCTGCACTGCGAGGCCCTGGTGCCTGTCATCCACCGAGACCTCAAGTCCAACAACA CTGTGAGCTCTGCAGGGCAAGATCACCTCAGTGCCCCCACTGCCCAGCCAGGATGTCTGTTGGATGACAATttgctcccagctcttccctTGTCCCCACCAGCTGAGCCTGGAGCACCCACAGTcctgccctcctcttccccagTTCTGCTGCTACAGCCCATTGAGGGAGATGACATGGAGCACAAGACCCTGAAGATCACGGACTTTGGCCTGGCCCGCGAGTGGCACAAAACCACGCAAATGAGTGCTGCGGGCACCTATGCCTGGATGGCTCCCGAGGTTATCAAGGCCTCCACCTTCTCTAAGGGCAGCGATGTCTGGAG CTTTGGAGTGCTGCTGTGGGAATTGCTGACTGGGGAGGTGCCCTACCGTGGCATCGACTGCCTTGCTGTGGCCTACGGAGTGGCAGTTAACAAACTCACATTGCCTATCCCATCCACCTGCCCCGAGCCCTTCGCACAGCTTATGGCCG ACTGCTGGGCGCAGGACCCCCACCGCAGGCCCGACTTCGCTTCCATCCTACAGCAGTTGGAGGCACTAGAGGCGCAGGTCCTGCGGGAAATGCCGCGGGACTCCTTCCATTCCATGCAGGAAGGCTGGAAGCGTGAGATCCAAGGCCTCTTCGATGAGCTGCGGGCCAAGGAAAAG GAACTACTGAGCCGCGAGGAGGAGCTGACCCGCGCGGCGCGTGAGCAGCGGTCACAGGCGGAGCAGCTGCGGCGGCGCGAGCACCTGCTGGCCCAGTGGGAGCTCGAGGTGTTCGAGCGCGAGCTGACGCTGCTGCTGCAGCAGGTGGACCGCGAGCGGCCGCACGTGCGCCGCCGCCGCGGCACCTTCAAGCGCAGCAAACTCCGCGCGCGCGACGGCGGCGAGCGTATCAGCATGCCCCTCG ACTTCAAACACCGCATCACCGTGCAGGCCTCGCCTGGCCTGGACAGGAGGAGAAACGTCTTCGAGGTCGGGGCTGGGGACTCACCCACCTTCCCCCGCTTCCGGGCCATCCAGT TGGAGCCTGCAGAATCAGGCCAGGCGTGGGGCCGCCAGTCCCCCCGACGTCTAGAGGACTCAAGCAATGGAGAGCGGCGAGCGTGCTGGGCCTGGGGTCCCAGTTCCCCCAAGCCTGGGGAAGCCCAGAATGGGAG gagaAGGTCCCGCATGGACGAAGCCACGTGGTACCTGGATTCAGATGACTCCTCCCCCTTAGGATCTCCTTCCACACCCCCAGCACTCAACG GTATCCCCCCGCGGCCGAGCCCGGAACCCGAGGAGCCACGGCGGCCCAGCCCCTCGGAGCGCGGCAGCAGCTCGGGGACGCCCAAGCTGATCCAGCGCGCGCTGCTGCGCGGCACCGCCCTGCTCGCCTCGCTCGGCCTGGGCCGCGACCTGCAGCCGCCGGGGGGCCCCGGCCGCGAGCGCGGGGAGCCGCCGCCAACGCCCCCCACGCCGCTGTCCACGCCGTGCGCCGCCGAGCCGCCCCCGTCCCCGCTCATCCGCTTCTCCCCCAAGACGCCCGACGCCCCCGCCTCCCCGCTGAGCCCCGACGCCCCCGGCCCGCCCACGCCCGCGCCCCTGCTGCTCGAGCTGGGTGTCCCCGCGGGCCAGCCATCCGCCAAGAGCCCCCGGCGCGAGGAGAGGCGCG GAAGCACTGTCTCGCCCCCACCAGGGATATCTCGCTCTGCTCCTGGCACCCCAGGCACCCCACGCTCACCGCCCCTGGGCCTCATCAGCCGACCTCGGCCCTCACCCCTTCGCAGCCGCATCGACCCATGGAGCTTCGTGTCAGCTGGGCCACGGCCTTCGCCCCTGCCCTCGCCACAGCCTACGCCCCGCCGGGCGCCCTGGACCTTGTTCCCAGACTCGGACCCTTTCTGGGACTCTCCACCTGCCAACCCCTTCCGGGGGGGCCCTCAGGACTGCAGGGCACAGACCAAAGACATGGGTGCCCAGGCCCCATGGGCACCGGAGGCAGGGCCCTGA
- the MAP3K11 gene encoding mitogen-activated protein kinase kinase kinase 11 isoform X4, translating into MEPLKNLFLKSPLGSWNSGGGGGGGGSSGGGWPEGSPKAAAYANPVWTALFDYEPSGQDELALRKGDRVEVLSRDAAISGDEGWWAGQVGGQVGIFPSNYVSRGGGPPPCEVASFQELRLEEVIGIGGFGKVYRGSWRGELVAVKAARQDPDEDISVTAESVRQEARLFAMLAHPNIIALKAVCLEEPNLCLVMEYAAGGPLSRALAGRRVPPHVLVNWAVQIARGMHYLHCEALVPVIHRDLKSNNILLLQPIEGDDMEHKTLKITDFGLAREWHKTTQMSAAGTYAWMAPEVIKASTFSKGSDVWSFGVLLWELLTGEVPYRGIDCLAVAYGVAVNKLTLPIPSTCPEPFAQLMADCWAQDPHRRPDFASILQQLEALEAQVLREMPRDSFHSMQEGWKREIQGLFDELRAKEKELLSREEELTRAAREQRSQAEQLRRREHLLAQWELEVFERELTLLLQQVDRERPHVRRRRGTFKRSKLRARDGGERISMPLDFKHRITVQASPGLDRRRNVFEVGAGDSPTFPRFRAIQLEPAESGQAWGRQSPRRLEDSSNGERRACWAWGPSSPKPGEAQNGRRRSRMDEATWYLDSDDSSPLGSPSTPPALNGIPPRPSPEPEEPRRPSPSERGSSSGTPKLIQRALLRGTALLASLGLGRDLQPPGGPGRERGEPPPTPPTPLSTPCAAEPPPSPLIRFSPKTPDAPASPLSPDAPGPPTPAPLLLELGVPAGQPSAKSPRREERRGSTVSPPPGISRSAPGTPGTPRSPPLGLISRPRPSPLRSRIDPWSFVSAGPRPSPLPSPQPTPRRAPWTLFPDSDPFWDSPPANPFRGGPQDCRAQTKDMGAQAPWAPEAGP; encoded by the exons ATGGAGCCCTTGAAGAACCTCTTCCTCAAGAGCCCACTGGGGTCATGGAACAGCGGTGGCGGTGGGGGCGGTGGGGGCAGCAGCGGAGGAGGCTGGCCGGAGGGGTCCCCGAAGGCAGCGGCTTATGCCAACCCTGTGTGGACAGCCCTGTTCGACTATGAGCCCAGTGGGCAGGATGAGCTGGCCCTGCGGAAGGGTGACCGTGTGGAGGTGCTGTCCCGGGATGCAGCTATCTCAGGCGATGAGGGCTGGTGGGCGGGCCAGGTGGGCGGACAGGTGGGCATCTTTCCATCCAACTATGTGTCTCGGGGCGGCGGCCCGCCCCCCTGCGAGGTGGCCAGCTTCCAGGAGCTGCGCCTGGAGGAGGTGATCGGCATTGGTGGCTTCGGCAAGGTATACCGCGGCAGCTGGCGAGGTGAGCTGGTGGCTGTGAAGGCAGCTCGTCAGGACCCTGATGAGGACATCAGTGTGACAGCTGAGAGTGTGCGCCAGGAGGCCCGGCTTTTTGCCATGCTGGCACACCCCAACATCATTGCCCTCAAGGCCGTGTGCCTGGAGGAGCCCAACCTGTGCCTGGTGATGGAGTACGCGGCCGGTGGGCCCCTCAGCCGTGCCCTGGCTGGGCGGCGTGTGCCCCCCCATGTGCTGGTCAACTGGGCCGTGCAAATTGCCCGTGGGATGCACTACCTGCACTGCGAGGCCCTGGTGCCTGTCATCCACCGAGACCTCAAGTCCAACAACA TTCTGCTGCTACAGCCCATTGAGGGAGATGACATGGAGCACAAGACCCTGAAGATCACGGACTTTGGCCTGGCCCGCGAGTGGCACAAAACCACGCAAATGAGTGCTGCGGGCACCTATGCCTGGATGGCTCCCGAGGTTATCAAGGCCTCCACCTTCTCTAAGGGCAGCGATGTCTGGAG CTTTGGAGTGCTGCTGTGGGAATTGCTGACTGGGGAGGTGCCCTACCGTGGCATCGACTGCCTTGCTGTGGCCTACGGAGTGGCAGTTAACAAACTCACATTGCCTATCCCATCCACCTGCCCCGAGCCCTTCGCACAGCTTATGGCCG ACTGCTGGGCGCAGGACCCCCACCGCAGGCCCGACTTCGCTTCCATCCTACAGCAGTTGGAGGCACTAGAGGCGCAGGTCCTGCGGGAAATGCCGCGGGACTCCTTCCATTCCATGCAGGAAGGCTGGAAGCGTGAGATCCAAGGCCTCTTCGATGAGCTGCGGGCCAAGGAAAAG GAACTACTGAGCCGCGAGGAGGAGCTGACCCGCGCGGCGCGTGAGCAGCGGTCACAGGCGGAGCAGCTGCGGCGGCGCGAGCACCTGCTGGCCCAGTGGGAGCTCGAGGTGTTCGAGCGCGAGCTGACGCTGCTGCTGCAGCAGGTGGACCGCGAGCGGCCGCACGTGCGCCGCCGCCGCGGCACCTTCAAGCGCAGCAAACTCCGCGCGCGCGACGGCGGCGAGCGTATCAGCATGCCCCTCG ACTTCAAACACCGCATCACCGTGCAGGCCTCGCCTGGCCTGGACAGGAGGAGAAACGTCTTCGAGGTCGGGGCTGGGGACTCACCCACCTTCCCCCGCTTCCGGGCCATCCAGT TGGAGCCTGCAGAATCAGGCCAGGCGTGGGGCCGCCAGTCCCCCCGACGTCTAGAGGACTCAAGCAATGGAGAGCGGCGAGCGTGCTGGGCCTGGGGTCCCAGTTCCCCCAAGCCTGGGGAAGCCCAGAATGGGAG gagaAGGTCCCGCATGGACGAAGCCACGTGGTACCTGGATTCAGATGACTCCTCCCCCTTAGGATCTCCTTCCACACCCCCAGCACTCAACG GTATCCCCCCGCGGCCGAGCCCGGAACCCGAGGAGCCACGGCGGCCCAGCCCCTCGGAGCGCGGCAGCAGCTCGGGGACGCCCAAGCTGATCCAGCGCGCGCTGCTGCGCGGCACCGCCCTGCTCGCCTCGCTCGGCCTGGGCCGCGACCTGCAGCCGCCGGGGGGCCCCGGCCGCGAGCGCGGGGAGCCGCCGCCAACGCCCCCCACGCCGCTGTCCACGCCGTGCGCCGCCGAGCCGCCCCCGTCCCCGCTCATCCGCTTCTCCCCCAAGACGCCCGACGCCCCCGCCTCCCCGCTGAGCCCCGACGCCCCCGGCCCGCCCACGCCCGCGCCCCTGCTGCTCGAGCTGGGTGTCCCCGCGGGCCAGCCATCCGCCAAGAGCCCCCGGCGCGAGGAGAGGCGCG GAAGCACTGTCTCGCCCCCACCAGGGATATCTCGCTCTGCTCCTGGCACCCCAGGCACCCCACGCTCACCGCCCCTGGGCCTCATCAGCCGACCTCGGCCCTCACCCCTTCGCAGCCGCATCGACCCATGGAGCTTCGTGTCAGCTGGGCCACGGCCTTCGCCCCTGCCCTCGCCACAGCCTACGCCCCGCCGGGCGCCCTGGACCTTGTTCCCAGACTCGGACCCTTTCTGGGACTCTCCACCTGCCAACCCCTTCCGGGGGGGCCCTCAGGACTGCAGGGCACAGACCAAAGACATGGGTGCCCAGGCCCCATGGGCACCGGAGGCAGGGCCCTGA
- the MAP3K11 gene encoding mitogen-activated protein kinase kinase kinase 11 isoform X3 has translation MEPLKNLFLKSPLGSWNSGGGGGGGGSSGGGWPEGSPKAAAYANPVWTALFDYEPSGQDELALRKGDRVEVLSRDAAISGDEGWWAGQVGGQVGIFPSNYVSRGGGPPPCEVASFQELRLEEVIGIGGFGKVYRGSWRGELVAVKAARQDPDEDISVTAESVRQEARLFAMLAHPNIIALKAVCLEEPNLCLVMEYAAGGPLSRALAGRRVPPHVLVNWAVQIARGMHYLHCEALVPVIHRDLKSNNTEPGAPTVLPSSSPVLLLQPIEGDDMEHKTLKITDFGLAREWHKTTQMSAAGTYAWMAPEVIKASTFSKGSDVWSFGVLLWELLTGEVPYRGIDCLAVAYGVAVNKLTLPIPSTCPEPFAQLMADCWAQDPHRRPDFASILQQLEALEAQVLREMPRDSFHSMQEGWKREIQGLFDELRAKEKELLSREEELTRAAREQRSQAEQLRRREHLLAQWELEVFERELTLLLQQVDRERPHVRRRRGTFKRSKLRARDGGERISMPLDFKHRITVQASPGLDRRRNVFEVGAGDSPTFPRFRAIQLEPAESGQAWGRQSPRRLEDSSNGERRACWAWGPSSPKPGEAQNGRRRSRMDEATWYLDSDDSSPLGSPSTPPALNGIPPRPSPEPEEPRRPSPSERGSSSGTPKLIQRALLRGTALLASLGLGRDLQPPGGPGRERGEPPPTPPTPLSTPCAAEPPPSPLIRFSPKTPDAPASPLSPDAPGPPTPAPLLLELGVPAGQPSAKSPRREERRGSTVSPPPGISRSAPGTPGTPRSPPLGLISRPRPSPLRSRIDPWSFVSAGPRPSPLPSPQPTPRRAPWTLFPDSDPFWDSPPANPFRGGPQDCRAQTKDMGAQAPWAPEAGP, from the exons ATGGAGCCCTTGAAGAACCTCTTCCTCAAGAGCCCACTGGGGTCATGGAACAGCGGTGGCGGTGGGGGCGGTGGGGGCAGCAGCGGAGGAGGCTGGCCGGAGGGGTCCCCGAAGGCAGCGGCTTATGCCAACCCTGTGTGGACAGCCCTGTTCGACTATGAGCCCAGTGGGCAGGATGAGCTGGCCCTGCGGAAGGGTGACCGTGTGGAGGTGCTGTCCCGGGATGCAGCTATCTCAGGCGATGAGGGCTGGTGGGCGGGCCAGGTGGGCGGACAGGTGGGCATCTTTCCATCCAACTATGTGTCTCGGGGCGGCGGCCCGCCCCCCTGCGAGGTGGCCAGCTTCCAGGAGCTGCGCCTGGAGGAGGTGATCGGCATTGGTGGCTTCGGCAAGGTATACCGCGGCAGCTGGCGAGGTGAGCTGGTGGCTGTGAAGGCAGCTCGTCAGGACCCTGATGAGGACATCAGTGTGACAGCTGAGAGTGTGCGCCAGGAGGCCCGGCTTTTTGCCATGCTGGCACACCCCAACATCATTGCCCTCAAGGCCGTGTGCCTGGAGGAGCCCAACCTGTGCCTGGTGATGGAGTACGCGGCCGGTGGGCCCCTCAGCCGTGCCCTGGCTGGGCGGCGTGTGCCCCCCCATGTGCTGGTCAACTGGGCCGTGCAAATTGCCCGTGGGATGCACTACCTGCACTGCGAGGCCCTGGTGCCTGTCATCCACCGAGACCTCAAGTCCAACAACA CTGAGCCTGGAGCACCCACAGTcctgccctcctcttccccagTTCTGCTGCTACAGCCCATTGAGGGAGATGACATGGAGCACAAGACCCTGAAGATCACGGACTTTGGCCTGGCCCGCGAGTGGCACAAAACCACGCAAATGAGTGCTGCGGGCACCTATGCCTGGATGGCTCCCGAGGTTATCAAGGCCTCCACCTTCTCTAAGGGCAGCGATGTCTGGAG CTTTGGAGTGCTGCTGTGGGAATTGCTGACTGGGGAGGTGCCCTACCGTGGCATCGACTGCCTTGCTGTGGCCTACGGAGTGGCAGTTAACAAACTCACATTGCCTATCCCATCCACCTGCCCCGAGCCCTTCGCACAGCTTATGGCCG ACTGCTGGGCGCAGGACCCCCACCGCAGGCCCGACTTCGCTTCCATCCTACAGCAGTTGGAGGCACTAGAGGCGCAGGTCCTGCGGGAAATGCCGCGGGACTCCTTCCATTCCATGCAGGAAGGCTGGAAGCGTGAGATCCAAGGCCTCTTCGATGAGCTGCGGGCCAAGGAAAAG GAACTACTGAGCCGCGAGGAGGAGCTGACCCGCGCGGCGCGTGAGCAGCGGTCACAGGCGGAGCAGCTGCGGCGGCGCGAGCACCTGCTGGCCCAGTGGGAGCTCGAGGTGTTCGAGCGCGAGCTGACGCTGCTGCTGCAGCAGGTGGACCGCGAGCGGCCGCACGTGCGCCGCCGCCGCGGCACCTTCAAGCGCAGCAAACTCCGCGCGCGCGACGGCGGCGAGCGTATCAGCATGCCCCTCG ACTTCAAACACCGCATCACCGTGCAGGCCTCGCCTGGCCTGGACAGGAGGAGAAACGTCTTCGAGGTCGGGGCTGGGGACTCACCCACCTTCCCCCGCTTCCGGGCCATCCAGT TGGAGCCTGCAGAATCAGGCCAGGCGTGGGGCCGCCAGTCCCCCCGACGTCTAGAGGACTCAAGCAATGGAGAGCGGCGAGCGTGCTGGGCCTGGGGTCCCAGTTCCCCCAAGCCTGGGGAAGCCCAGAATGGGAG gagaAGGTCCCGCATGGACGAAGCCACGTGGTACCTGGATTCAGATGACTCCTCCCCCTTAGGATCTCCTTCCACACCCCCAGCACTCAACG GTATCCCCCCGCGGCCGAGCCCGGAACCCGAGGAGCCACGGCGGCCCAGCCCCTCGGAGCGCGGCAGCAGCTCGGGGACGCCCAAGCTGATCCAGCGCGCGCTGCTGCGCGGCACCGCCCTGCTCGCCTCGCTCGGCCTGGGCCGCGACCTGCAGCCGCCGGGGGGCCCCGGCCGCGAGCGCGGGGAGCCGCCGCCAACGCCCCCCACGCCGCTGTCCACGCCGTGCGCCGCCGAGCCGCCCCCGTCCCCGCTCATCCGCTTCTCCCCCAAGACGCCCGACGCCCCCGCCTCCCCGCTGAGCCCCGACGCCCCCGGCCCGCCCACGCCCGCGCCCCTGCTGCTCGAGCTGGGTGTCCCCGCGGGCCAGCCATCCGCCAAGAGCCCCCGGCGCGAGGAGAGGCGCG GAAGCACTGTCTCGCCCCCACCAGGGATATCTCGCTCTGCTCCTGGCACCCCAGGCACCCCACGCTCACCGCCCCTGGGCCTCATCAGCCGACCTCGGCCCTCACCCCTTCGCAGCCGCATCGACCCATGGAGCTTCGTGTCAGCTGGGCCACGGCCTTCGCCCCTGCCCTCGCCACAGCCTACGCCCCGCCGGGCGCCCTGGACCTTGTTCCCAGACTCGGACCCTTTCTGGGACTCTCCACCTGCCAACCCCTTCCGGGGGGGCCCTCAGGACTGCAGGGCACAGACCAAAGACATGGGTGCCCAGGCCCCATGGGCACCGGAGGCAGGGCCCTGA
- the MAP3K11 gene encoding mitogen-activated protein kinase kinase kinase 11 isoform X5: protein MEPLKNLFLKSPLGSWNSGGGGGGGGSSGGGWPEGSPKAAAYANPVWTALFDYEPSGQDELALRKGDRVEVLSRDAAISGDEGWWAGQVGGQVGIFPSNYVSRGGGPPPCEVASFQELRLEEVIGIGGFGKVYRGSWRGELVAVKAARQDPDEDISVTAESVRQEARLFAMLAHPNIIALKAVCLEEPNLCLVMEYAAGGPLSRALAGRRVPPHVLVNWAVQIARGMHYLHCEALVPVIHRDLKSNNILLLQPIEGDDMEHKTLKITDFGLAREWHKTTQMSAAGTYAWMAPEVIKASTFSKGSDVWSFGVLLWELLTGEVPYRGIDCLAVAYGVAVNKLTLPIPSTCPEPFAQLMADCWAQDPHRRPDFASILQQLEALEAQVLREMPRDSFHSMQEGWKREIQGLFDELRAKEKELLSREEELTRAAREQRSQAEQLRRREHLLAQWELEVFERELTLLLQQVDRERPHVRRRRGTFKRSKLRARDGGERISMPLDFKHRITVQASPGLDRRRNVFEVGAGDSPTFPRFRAIQLEPAESGQAWGRQSPRRLEDSSNGERRACWAWGPSSPKPGEAQNGRRRSRMDEATWYLDSDDSSPLGSPSTPPALNGIPPRPSPEPEEPRRPSPSERGSSSGTPKLIQRALLRGTALLASLGLGRDLQPPGGPGRERGEPPPTPPTPLSTPCAAEPPPSPLIRFSPKTPDAPASPLSPDAPGPPTPAPLLLELGVPAGQPSAKSPRREERRGISRSAPGTPGTPRSPPLGLISRPRPSPLRSRIDPWSFVSAGPRPSPLPSPQPTPRRAPWTLFPDSDPFWDSPPANPFRGGPQDCRAQTKDMGAQAPWAPEAGP, encoded by the exons ATGGAGCCCTTGAAGAACCTCTTCCTCAAGAGCCCACTGGGGTCATGGAACAGCGGTGGCGGTGGGGGCGGTGGGGGCAGCAGCGGAGGAGGCTGGCCGGAGGGGTCCCCGAAGGCAGCGGCTTATGCCAACCCTGTGTGGACAGCCCTGTTCGACTATGAGCCCAGTGGGCAGGATGAGCTGGCCCTGCGGAAGGGTGACCGTGTGGAGGTGCTGTCCCGGGATGCAGCTATCTCAGGCGATGAGGGCTGGTGGGCGGGCCAGGTGGGCGGACAGGTGGGCATCTTTCCATCCAACTATGTGTCTCGGGGCGGCGGCCCGCCCCCCTGCGAGGTGGCCAGCTTCCAGGAGCTGCGCCTGGAGGAGGTGATCGGCATTGGTGGCTTCGGCAAGGTATACCGCGGCAGCTGGCGAGGTGAGCTGGTGGCTGTGAAGGCAGCTCGTCAGGACCCTGATGAGGACATCAGTGTGACAGCTGAGAGTGTGCGCCAGGAGGCCCGGCTTTTTGCCATGCTGGCACACCCCAACATCATTGCCCTCAAGGCCGTGTGCCTGGAGGAGCCCAACCTGTGCCTGGTGATGGAGTACGCGGCCGGTGGGCCCCTCAGCCGTGCCCTGGCTGGGCGGCGTGTGCCCCCCCATGTGCTGGTCAACTGGGCCGTGCAAATTGCCCGTGGGATGCACTACCTGCACTGCGAGGCCCTGGTGCCTGTCATCCACCGAGACCTCAAGTCCAACAACA TTCTGCTGCTACAGCCCATTGAGGGAGATGACATGGAGCACAAGACCCTGAAGATCACGGACTTTGGCCTGGCCCGCGAGTGGCACAAAACCACGCAAATGAGTGCTGCGGGCACCTATGCCTGGATGGCTCCCGAGGTTATCAAGGCCTCCACCTTCTCTAAGGGCAGCGATGTCTGGAG CTTTGGAGTGCTGCTGTGGGAATTGCTGACTGGGGAGGTGCCCTACCGTGGCATCGACTGCCTTGCTGTGGCCTACGGAGTGGCAGTTAACAAACTCACATTGCCTATCCCATCCACCTGCCCCGAGCCCTTCGCACAGCTTATGGCCG ACTGCTGGGCGCAGGACCCCCACCGCAGGCCCGACTTCGCTTCCATCCTACAGCAGTTGGAGGCACTAGAGGCGCAGGTCCTGCGGGAAATGCCGCGGGACTCCTTCCATTCCATGCAGGAAGGCTGGAAGCGTGAGATCCAAGGCCTCTTCGATGAGCTGCGGGCCAAGGAAAAG GAACTACTGAGCCGCGAGGAGGAGCTGACCCGCGCGGCGCGTGAGCAGCGGTCACAGGCGGAGCAGCTGCGGCGGCGCGAGCACCTGCTGGCCCAGTGGGAGCTCGAGGTGTTCGAGCGCGAGCTGACGCTGCTGCTGCAGCAGGTGGACCGCGAGCGGCCGCACGTGCGCCGCCGCCGCGGCACCTTCAAGCGCAGCAAACTCCGCGCGCGCGACGGCGGCGAGCGTATCAGCATGCCCCTCG ACTTCAAACACCGCATCACCGTGCAGGCCTCGCCTGGCCTGGACAGGAGGAGAAACGTCTTCGAGGTCGGGGCTGGGGACTCACCCACCTTCCCCCGCTTCCGGGCCATCCAGT TGGAGCCTGCAGAATCAGGCCAGGCGTGGGGCCGCCAGTCCCCCCGACGTCTAGAGGACTCAAGCAATGGAGAGCGGCGAGCGTGCTGGGCCTGGGGTCCCAGTTCCCCCAAGCCTGGGGAAGCCCAGAATGGGAG gagaAGGTCCCGCATGGACGAAGCCACGTGGTACCTGGATTCAGATGACTCCTCCCCCTTAGGATCTCCTTCCACACCCCCAGCACTCAACG GTATCCCCCCGCGGCCGAGCCCGGAACCCGAGGAGCCACGGCGGCCCAGCCCCTCGGAGCGCGGCAGCAGCTCGGGGACGCCCAAGCTGATCCAGCGCGCGCTGCTGCGCGGCACCGCCCTGCTCGCCTCGCTCGGCCTGGGCCGCGACCTGCAGCCGCCGGGGGGCCCCGGCCGCGAGCGCGGGGAGCCGCCGCCAACGCCCCCCACGCCGCTGTCCACGCCGTGCGCCGCCGAGCCGCCCCCGTCCCCGCTCATCCGCTTCTCCCCCAAGACGCCCGACGCCCCCGCCTCCCCGCTGAGCCCCGACGCCCCCGGCCCGCCCACGCCCGCGCCCCTGCTGCTCGAGCTGGGTGTCCCCGCGGGCCAGCCATCCGCCAAGAGCCCCCGGCGCGAGGAGAGGCGCG GGATATCTCGCTCTGCTCCTGGCACCCCAGGCACCCCACGCTCACCGCCCCTGGGCCTCATCAGCCGACCTCGGCCCTCACCCCTTCGCAGCCGCATCGACCCATGGAGCTTCGTGTCAGCTGGGCCACGGCCTTCGCCCCTGCCCTCGCCACAGCCTACGCCCCGCCGGGCGCCCTGGACCTTGTTCCCAGACTCGGACCCTTTCTGGGACTCTCCACCTGCCAACCCCTTCCGGGGGGGCCCTCAGGACTGCAGGGCACAGACCAAAGACATGGGTGCCCAGGCCCCATGGGCACCGGAGGCAGGGCCCTGA